Proteins encoded within one genomic window of Flavobacterium gilvum:
- the dut gene encoding dUTP diphosphatase yields the protein MTINIINKSQHALPNYETIASAGMDLRANLVEPITLLPLERTIVKTGLFIELPIGYEAQVRPRSGLAAKNGITVLNAPGTIDADYRGEIGVILVNLSNTPFVVENGERIAQLIIAKHERAEWNEVHELTETSRGAGGFGSTGVK from the coding sequence ATGACAATAAACATCATCAACAAATCACAGCACGCATTGCCAAATTACGAAACCATTGCGTCTGCCGGAATGGATTTAAGAGCAAATTTGGTCGAACCGATAACTTTGCTACCATTGGAAAGAACCATTGTAAAAACAGGGCTTTTCATTGAATTGCCAATTGGTTACGAAGCACAGGTGCGCCCAAGAAGCGGATTGGCTGCCAAAAACGGAATAACCGTCCTTAATGCTCCCGGAACCATCGATGCCGATTACAGAGGCGAAATAGGAGTAATTCTGGTAAATTTATCCAACACACCATTTGTTGTAGAAAATGGAGAACGTATTGCCCAACTTATTATCGCCAAACATGAGCGAGCAGAGTGGAACGAAGTCCATGAATTAACCGAAACGTCAAGAGGCGCAGGCGGATTTGGAAGCACAGGAGTAAAATAA
- a CDS encoding lipopolysaccharide biosynthesis protein, whose protein sequence is MGLYKKLLQQTAIYGIATVVPRIFSFLLTPLYTHMLPKDEYGKVSIIFAWMIFFNVILAYGMETAFFRFYNSEKNKESVIETTIISIFWSTILFVFLALMFRNTLAVWSGVDTQYVTYSIWILALDALVIVPFSKLRAYQRPKFYAMIKIGNVVVNLILNLFFLLYLPSISESQPDSFLSSVYIENFQVGYIFLANIIASFITFVVLFPDYFTIKWKFDYELWKRMMRYGLPIMVAGIAFAINEQFDKILLGKLLPDNIADEQVGVYSACYKLGLFMVLYRTAYTLGIEPFFFSHASNDKAQETYATVTKYFVIFGSFILLTVIVFADLLKQVMIPNSSYWEAMKVVPLIILANFFLGIYTNLSVWYKLIDKTYVGAYISIVGAVVTLILNYLLIPKYSYYGSAIATLSAYGSMMFISYYLGNKYYPIPYDKKKIGGYLSLSTGFSCISFYGFNGNYYIGISLLAIFLGFIYYNEKALLLQILKRSAKN, encoded by the coding sequence TTGGGATTATACAAAAAGCTTTTACAACAGACTGCCATTTATGGGATTGCTACTGTAGTACCAAGAATATTCAGTTTCCTTTTGACGCCACTTTATACCCATATGCTTCCAAAAGATGAATATGGTAAAGTCTCCATCATTTTTGCCTGGATGATTTTTTTCAATGTTATTCTGGCTTATGGTATGGAAACCGCTTTTTTTAGATTTTATAATTCAGAAAAGAATAAGGAAAGCGTAATCGAAACCACGATTATTTCTATTTTCTGGTCCACAATACTTTTCGTTTTTTTGGCATTAATGTTTAGAAATACCTTGGCGGTTTGGTCGGGGGTAGATACGCAATATGTCACGTATTCTATTTGGATTTTAGCGCTGGATGCTTTGGTTATTGTCCCTTTTTCCAAATTAAGGGCTTACCAAAGACCAAAATTTTATGCCATGATAAAAATTGGAAATGTGGTGGTTAATTTGATATTAAATTTATTCTTCCTACTCTATTTACCGAGCATTTCAGAGTCGCAGCCAGACAGTTTCCTTAGCTCAGTTTATATCGAAAACTTTCAGGTAGGTTATATTTTTCTTGCCAATATCATTGCTAGTTTTATAACTTTTGTGGTACTTTTTCCTGATTATTTTACAATCAAATGGAAATTTGATTATGAACTCTGGAAACGAATGATGCGTTATGGATTACCTATCATGGTGGCAGGAATTGCCTTTGCAATAAACGAACAGTTTGACAAAATCCTTTTGGGAAAATTATTGCCAGATAATATTGCCGATGAACAAGTTGGGGTTTACTCTGCCTGTTACAAATTGGGGCTTTTTATGGTTCTCTATAGAACAGCTTATACCCTTGGGATTGAGCCATTCTTTTTCAGTCACGCTTCCAATGACAAAGCGCAGGAAACCTATGCGACGGTTACTAAATATTTTGTCATTTTCGGTTCTTTCATTCTATTGACTGTAATCGTTTTTGCCGATCTTTTGAAACAAGTCATGATTCCAAATTCATCCTATTGGGAAGCCATGAAAGTAGTTCCACTGATTATATTGGCCAATTTCTTTCTTGGAATCTATACCAATCTTTCCGTTTGGTACAAACTCATTGACAAGACGTATGTTGGCGCCTATATTTCGATAGTTGGAGCTGTTGTAACACTGATTTTAAATTATTTACTAATTCCAAAATACAGTTATTATGGTTCTGCGATTGCAACCCTTTCGGCCTACGGAAGCATGATGTTCATTTCCTATTATTTGGGGAATAAGTATTACCCGATTCCCTACGACAAGAAAAAAATAGGAGGCTACCTGTCTTTATCTACCGGGTTTTCATGTATTTCTTTTTATGGTTTTAACGGGAATTATTATATCGGAATTTCACTTTTGGCTATATTTTTAGGGTTTATTTATTACAATGAAAAAGCCTTACTTTTGCAAATTTTGAAAAGGTCAGCAAAAAATTAG
- a CDS encoding GNAT family N-acetyltransferase, whose protein sequence is MLDQIGTMKHLYPNITLEKYEEYLNEMVPHNYKQVAVFDDGICIGLTGFWTAIKLWTGKYIEIDNFIVHSEHRSKGVGKMMTDYIDAKAKAEGCNAIVLDAFTGNFTAHRFYYNQGYEPRGFHFVKMLNEEGLT, encoded by the coding sequence ATGTTGGATCAAATAGGGACAATGAAACATTTGTACCCCAATATCACTTTGGAAAAGTATGAGGAATATTTAAATGAAATGGTCCCACACAATTACAAACAAGTAGCCGTTTTTGATGATGGAATTTGTATAGGATTAACCGGTTTTTGGACAGCTATCAAACTTTGGACAGGAAAATATATAGAAATTGATAATTTCATTGTCCATTCAGAACATCGTTCCAAAGGAGTTGGAAAAATGATGACTGATTATATTGATGCCAAAGCCAAAGCCGAGGGCTGCAATGCGATTGTTTTAGATGCTTTCACCGGAAACTTTACGGCACATCGTTTTTATTACAATCAAGGTTATGAACCAAGGGGATTTCATTTTGTAAAAATGTTGAACGAAGAGGGCCTGACATAG
- a CDS encoding cytochrome-c peroxidase, with translation MKKITLILAGLAFVSCKKESADNDFSKVPTVNKSELAVKASNFFKSVSTLTEDNIPQEKIDLGKKLFYDKALSKNESISCNSCHNLAAFGVDNQSFSLGDTKKLGGRNSPSVIYASLHSMQFWDGRAKDVEEQAKGPLLNPVEHGIPNKEFLEKRLRAIPEYQAMFKKVFPNDKEPITFDNLAKAIAAFESKLHPKSKFDNYLEGKENALNQQEKKGLENFIDNGCVTCHSGVAVGGQMFQKFGIYSEYAKLTHSTKIDKGLFDRTKQDGDQFMFKVPSLRNAEKTAPYFHDGSVASLKEAIQIMGKLQLNKDISDNDANDMVAFLKTLTADVDAK, from the coding sequence ATGAAAAAAATTACACTAATTTTAGCAGGCTTAGCTTTTGTATCCTGCAAAAAAGAATCTGCTGACAATGATTTTTCAAAAGTTCCAACAGTTAATAAATCGGAATTAGCTGTCAAAGCATCCAATTTCTTTAAATCAGTTTCAACATTAACAGAAGATAACATACCACAAGAAAAAATCGATTTGGGCAAGAAGTTATTCTATGATAAAGCTTTATCAAAAAATGAATCCATCAGCTGTAATTCTTGTCATAATTTAGCTGCATTTGGTGTTGATAATCAATCATTTTCCTTGGGAGACACTAAGAAACTAGGCGGGAGAAATTCCCCTTCGGTGATATACGCTTCTCTCCATTCTATGCAATTTTGGGACGGACGTGCCAAAGACGTGGAAGAACAAGCTAAGGGACCTTTACTTAATCCTGTTGAACACGGAATTCCTAACAAAGAATTTTTGGAGAAAAGATTAAGAGCAATACCAGAATATCAAGCTATGTTCAAAAAGGTATTTCCCAACGACAAAGAACCTATCACTTTTGACAACCTTGCCAAAGCAATAGCGGCTTTTGAAAGCAAGTTACACCCCAAAAGCAAATTTGATAACTACCTAGAAGGAAAAGAAAACGCCTTGAACCAACAGGAGAAAAAAGGATTGGAAAATTTTATAGACAATGGTTGTGTTACCTGTCATAGTGGTGTGGCGGTGGGAGGTCAAATGTTCCAAAAGTTCGGGATTTACAGCGAATATGCCAAGCTAACCCATAGTACCAAAATTGACAAAGGTCTTTTTGACAGAACCAAACAAGACGGAGACCAATTCATGTTCAAAGTTCCAAGTTTAAGAAACGCTGAAAAAACTGCTCCTTACTTTCATGATGGTTCCGTTGCTTCGCTAAAGGAAGCTATTCAGATTATGGGCAAGTTACAATTGAATAAAGACATTTCTGATAATGACGCCAACGATATGGTAGCTTTTCTGAAAACTTTGACAGCAGATGTTGATGCAAAGTAA
- the atpG gene encoding ATP synthase F1 subunit gamma, whose product MANLKEIRNRITSISSTMQITSAMKMVSAAKLKKAQDAITAMRPYAEKLTELLQNLSASLDGDVGGEFTTQREVKKVLIVAITSNRGLCGAFNANVIKEAKNRSEYYAGKQVDVFAIGKKGNDILSKTATVIDNQSSVFDNLTFENVADIAKTLTQKFLAGEYDRIELIYNQFKNAATQIVQTEQFLPLAPVQSDKASAGDYIFEPAKEEIVLTLIPKALKTQLYKCVRDSFASEHGARMTAMHKATDNATELRNQLKLTYNKARQAAITNEILEIVGGAEALKG is encoded by the coding sequence ATGGCAAACTTAAAGGAAATCCGTAATAGAATTACTTCCATTTCATCTACGATGCAAATTACATCGGCAATGAAAATGGTTTCTGCAGCAAAGCTAAAGAAAGCACAAGATGCAATCACGGCAATGCGCCCTTATGCCGAAAAATTAACGGAATTATTACAGAATCTTTCTGCTTCACTTGATGGTGATGTTGGAGGAGAATTTACTACACAACGTGAAGTAAAAAAAGTTTTAATCGTGGCCATAACTTCAAACAGAGGTTTGTGTGGTGCTTTTAATGCGAATGTAATTAAGGAAGCTAAAAACCGTTCTGAATATTATGCCGGTAAACAGGTAGATGTTTTTGCTATAGGAAAAAAAGGAAACGATATTTTATCTAAAACGGCTACTGTAATAGATAATCAAAGTTCAGTTTTTGATAACTTAACATTTGAAAATGTTGCCGATATCGCAAAAACGTTAACTCAAAAATTCCTTGCTGGAGAATATGATAGAATAGAATTGATTTACAATCAATTTAAAAATGCTGCAACACAAATTGTACAAACAGAACAATTTTTACCGTTAGCACCTGTTCAATCAGATAAAGCTTCTGCAGGAGATTATATTTTTGAACCTGCTAAGGAAGAAATCGTGTTGACTTTGATTCCAAAAGCATTGAAAACGCAATTGTACAAATGTGTTCGCGATTCATTTGCTTCAGAGCACGGAGCTCGTATGACTGCGATGCACAAAGCAACTGACAATGCTACCGAATTAAGAAATCAATTGAAATTGACTTACAACAAAGCACGTCAAGCCGCTATTACTAATGAAATCCTTGAGATTGTTGGTGGAGCTGAAGCCTTGAAAGGATAA
- the atpA gene encoding F0F1 ATP synthase subunit alpha encodes MAEIKPAEISAILRKQVEGFESGATLEEVGTVLQVGDGIALIYGLSNVQYGELVEFENGLEAIVLNLEQDNVGVVLLGPSTGIKEGSTAKRTQRIASLKTGEGIVGRVVNTLGQPIDGKGPITGELYEMPLERKAPGVIFRQPVTEPLQTGVKAVDAMIPVGRGQRELVIGDRQTGKSTVCIDTILNQKEFYDAGKPVFCIYVAIGQKASTVAAIAKTLEEKGAMAYTVIVAANASDPAPMQVYAPMAGAAIGEYFRDSGRPALIVYDDLSKQAVAYREVSLLLRRPPGREAYPGDVFYLHSRLLERACKVIADDSIAKDMNDLPDSLKGIVKGGGSLTALPIIETQAGDVSAYIPTNVISITDGQIFLDGDLFNSGVRPAINVGISVSRVGGNAQIKSMKKVSGTLKLDQAQFRELEAFAKFGSDLDAVTLNVIEKGKRNVEILKQDLNDPYTVEDQVAIIYAGSKNLLRNVPVNKVKEFEKDYLEFLNNKHRDTLDALKAGKLTDEITDVLEAVAKEVSAKYN; translated from the coding sequence ATGGCGGAAATCAAACCAGCTGAAATTTCAGCAATATTAAGAAAGCAAGTAGAAGGTTTTGAATCTGGTGCTACACTAGAGGAAGTGGGGACAGTGCTTCAAGTTGGAGATGGTATTGCTCTTATTTATGGGCTTTCAAATGTTCAATATGGTGAGTTAGTTGAATTCGAAAACGGTTTAGAAGCAATCGTTTTGAACCTAGAACAAGACAATGTTGGTGTAGTACTTTTGGGACCTTCAACAGGAATCAAAGAAGGATCTACAGCAAAAAGAACACAACGTATCGCTTCCCTTAAAACAGGAGAAGGAATCGTTGGACGTGTTGTTAACACTCTTGGTCAGCCAATTGATGGTAAAGGTCCAATCACTGGAGAATTATACGAAATGCCTTTGGAAAGAAAAGCTCCTGGAGTTATCTTCCGTCAGCCAGTAACTGAGCCTTTGCAAACAGGTGTTAAAGCAGTTGATGCTATGATCCCAGTTGGTCGTGGACAACGTGAGCTTGTTATCGGTGACCGTCAAACAGGTAAATCTACCGTTTGTATTGATACCATCTTAAATCAAAAAGAATTTTACGATGCAGGAAAACCTGTATTTTGTATCTACGTAGCTATTGGTCAAAAAGCTTCAACTGTTGCTGCTATCGCAAAAACATTGGAAGAAAAAGGAGCTATGGCTTATACAGTGATTGTTGCTGCAAATGCTTCTGATCCAGCTCCAATGCAAGTTTATGCTCCTATGGCAGGTGCTGCAATTGGAGAATATTTTAGAGATTCTGGTCGTCCAGCTTTGATTGTTTATGATGATTTGTCTAAACAAGCAGTTGCTTACCGTGAGGTTTCTCTTTTGTTAAGAAGACCACCGGGACGTGAGGCATATCCTGGAGACGTTTTCTACTTACACTCTCGTTTATTAGAAAGAGCTTGTAAAGTGATTGCTGATGATAGTATCGCTAAAGACATGAACGACTTGCCAGATTCTTTAAAAGGAATTGTAAAAGGAGGAGGTTCTTTGACAGCTTTACCAATTATCGAAACACAAGCGGGTGACGTTTCTGCATATATTCCAACAAACGTAATTTCGATTACTGACGGACAGATTTTCTTGGATGGTGACTTGTTCAACTCTGGGGTTCGTCCAGCTATTAACGTAGGTATTTCTGTATCTCGTGTTGGAGGTAATGCTCAAATTAAATCAATGAAAAAAGTATCAGGTACATTAAAACTTGACCAAGCTCAATTCCGTGAATTGGAAGCGTTCGCTAAATTTGGTTCTGATCTTGATGCTGTTACTTTGAACGTGATCGAAAAAGGAAAAAGAAACGTTGAAATCTTGAAACAAGATTTGAACGATCCTTATACTGTTGAAGACCAAGTTGCTATTATCTATGCCGGTTCTAAAAACTTATTGAGAAATGTCCCTGTGAATAAAGTGAAAGAATTTGAGAAAGATTACTTGGAATTCTTGAACAATAAGCATAGAGATACTCTTGATGCTTTGAAAGCAGGAAAATTAACAGACGAAATTACAGACGTACTTGAGGCTGTTGCAAAAGAAGTTTCAGCGAAATATAACTAA
- the atpH gene encoding ATP synthase F1 subunit delta, whose translation MASTRAAIRYATAILDLSNTKGVSEAVNNDMKSIASTIKGNEELSTFIQNPTIKVEVKEKALLEVFAGVDNVTKGLLHLLFENKRFEILDVIAAEYSKLFDIKNNVEVAKVTTAVAMDAALEAKVLAKIATLSDKKITIENTVDPSIIGGFILRIGDQQYNASVANRLQILKRELSN comes from the coding sequence ATGGCAAGTACTAGAGCAGCAATTCGTTATGCAACCGCAATTTTAGATTTATCCAATACAAAAGGGGTATCTGAAGCTGTAAATAATGACATGAAATCTATTGCTTCGACGATTAAAGGTAATGAGGAATTGAGTACTTTTATTCAAAATCCAACCATTAAAGTAGAAGTGAAAGAGAAAGCACTTTTAGAAGTTTTTGCTGGTGTTGATAATGTAACCAAAGGTTTGCTTCATTTGTTATTTGAAAACAAAAGATTCGAAATCCTTGATGTTATCGCTGCAGAATACAGCAAATTGTTTGATATCAAGAATAATGTTGAAGTAGCAAAAGTAACTACAGCCGTTGCTATGGATGCGGCGCTTGAAGCTAAAGTTTTGGCTAAAATAGCAACACTTTCTGATAAAAAAATAACAATCGAAAATACTGTAGATCCTTCAATTATCGGTGGATTTATATTAAGAATAGGCGATCAGCAATACAATGCTTCTGTTGCCAACAGATTACAAATATTAAAAAGAGAGTTAAGTAATTAA
- a CDS encoding F0F1 ATP synthase subunit B, protein MEKLINQFEFGLFFWQVLIFVGLILLLKKFAWKPILDAVNDREEGIKNALLSAENARKEMQNLQADNQRILQEARLERDNMLKDAREMKDKMVEDAKTEAQAQGQKMIDQAKVAIESEKNAAMAELKLQVSTLSLSIAEKLLKDELSNKEAQTKLVEKLLGDVKLN, encoded by the coding sequence ATGGAAAAGTTAATAAATCAGTTTGAGTTCGGTTTGTTTTTCTGGCAAGTATTGATATTTGTTGGGTTAATATTGTTATTGAAAAAATTTGCCTGGAAACCTATTCTTGATGCCGTAAACGATAGAGAAGAAGGAATTAAAAATGCATTGCTTTCTGCCGAAAACGCTAGAAAAGAAATGCAAAACTTGCAAGCTGACAACCAACGTATTTTGCAAGAAGCAAGATTGGAGCGTGATAACATGCTTAAAGATGCTCGTGAAATGAAAGATAAAATGGTTGAGGATGCAAAAACTGAAGCTCAGGCTCAAGGTCAAAAAATGATCGACCAAGCTAAAGTTGCTATCGAAAGCGAAAAAAATGCAGCTATGGCTGAATTGAAATTACAAGTTTCAACTTTGTCTTTAAGTATTGCTGAAAAATTATTAAAAGATGAATTGTCTAACAAAGAAGCTCAAACAAAATTGGTTGAGAAATTGTTAGGTGACGTAAAATTGAACTAA
- the atpE gene encoding ATP synthase F0 subunit C, protein MTTIPNIIGAGLIVIGAGLGIGRIGGSAMDAIARQPEASGKIQTAMLIAAALIEGIGFAALFAS, encoded by the coding sequence ATGACAACTATTCCAAACATTATTGGTGCAGGTTTAATCGTTATCGGAGCAGGTTTAGGTATTGGTAGAATCGGTGGTTCAGCAATGGACGCTATCGCTCGTCAACCAGAAGCTTCTGGAAAAATCCAAACTGCTATGCTTATCGCTGCTGCACTTATTGAAGGTATTGGTTTTGCTGCGTTATTCGCATCTTAA
- the atpB gene encoding F0F1 ATP synthase subunit A, with amino-acid sequence MVISNKALRFIIATFVICLPFKSIANTETDTTAVEKVVAHEGAEANHEAHAEPTDVKSKVKAFVKHHVLDSHEFSFFQDDVTGEHYGFSLPVILWDNGLQVFSSSKFEHGEAVVESNGNYYVLNHHDGKIYKTDAAGTLTEDEATGHPTNVRPLDFSITKTVLSIMIAAVLMFLIFTSLAKSYVKNNGIASGASRIFEPLVLFIRDEIAIPNIGEKHYKKYMSYLLTIFFFILFLNIFGLMPFGINATGNITITFSLAILTFLITNFTANKNYWGHIFWMPGVPKVMRLVLAPIELLGVLIKPFSLMIRLYANIFAGHIVLMSIIGLMFIFKSWIGSPLSFGLSFALSILEILVAFLQAYIFTMLSALYFGSAVEEHHHEEAHH; translated from the coding sequence ATGGTGATTTCCAACAAAGCACTTAGATTTATTATAGCGACTTTCGTTATATGTCTTCCTTTTAAAAGTATTGCGAATACTGAAACTGATACTACGGCTGTAGAAAAAGTAGTAGCACACGAAGGGGCTGAAGCAAACCATGAAGCACATGCTGAACCAACAGATGTGAAGTCTAAAGTAAAAGCATTTGTAAAACACCACGTTTTAGATTCTCACGAATTTTCTTTTTTCCAAGATGACGTTACAGGGGAACATTATGGTTTTTCATTACCAGTTATTCTTTGGGATAATGGATTGCAGGTTTTCTCTTCTTCAAAATTTGAACACGGAGAAGCTGTTGTTGAGTCAAACGGAAATTACTACGTATTAAATCACCACGACGGGAAAATATATAAAACAGATGCAGCCGGTACACTTACCGAAGACGAAGCAACAGGACATCCTACAAACGTGCGTCCTTTGGATTTTTCAATTACAAAAACTGTTTTGTCAATCATGATTGCGGCTGTTTTGATGTTTTTAATTTTTACAAGTTTAGCAAAATCCTATGTAAAAAATAATGGAATCGCTTCTGGAGCTTCCCGTATTTTTGAGCCGCTTGTATTATTTATCCGTGACGAAATTGCAATACCAAATATTGGCGAGAAACATTATAAGAAATATATGAGTTATTTACTGACTATCTTTTTCTTTATTTTGTTTTTGAATATTTTTGGTTTAATGCCTTTTGGTATTAACGCTACCGGAAATATTACAATTACTTTTTCATTAGCAATCCTTACTTTTTTAATCACAAACTTTACTGCCAACAAAAATTATTGGGGACACATATTTTGGATGCCTGGTGTACCAAAAGTGATGCGTCTGGTTTTGGCTCCAATTGAGTTATTGGGAGTTTTAATCAAACCTTTCTCATTGATGATACGTTTGTACGCTAATATTTTTGCAGGACATATTGTATTGATGAGCATTATTGGACTAATGTTTATTTTCAAAAGTTGGATAGGAAGCCCTTTATCATTTGGATTGTCATTTGCGCTTTCTATTCTTGAGATATTAGTGGCATTTTTACAAGCATATATTTTCACGATGCTGTCTGCTTTGTACTTCGGTTCAGCAGTAGAAGAACATCACCATGAGGAAGCTCATCACTAA
- a CDS encoding DUF6168 family protein, with product MILKKILPFLTLLGIAFLLYAIHKTVFHSLGINQESFHYSLEMLYLFFFSFSAIIFMVLLIVKKRSFDNVGMSFMLATSIKMIFCYLILRPILHVQKSADPTEKINFFILFIVFLIIETLFTIHLVNEKR from the coding sequence ATGATTCTTAAAAAAATTCTCCCATTTTTAACTTTATTGGGAATTGCATTCCTATTGTACGCTATCCACAAAACGGTTTTCCATAGTTTAGGCATCAACCAGGAGTCTTTTCATTATTCATTGGAAATGCTTTATTTATTTTTCTTTTCTTTTTCTGCAATTATTTTCATGGTTTTATTGATAGTCAAAAAAAGGAGTTTTGACAATGTTGGAATGTCATTTATGTTGGCTACAAGTATAAAGATGATTTTTTGTTATTTGATTTTGCGACCAATATTACACGTTCAAAAATCAGCAGATCCAACCGAGAAGATAAATTTTTTCATCCTATTTATTGTTTTCTTAATAATTGAGACTCTTTTTACGATACACTTGGTGAATGAAAAAAGGTAA
- a CDS encoding AtpZ/AtpI family protein, whose product MPTNKDPQKNNYNKWLALINIPIQMGAIIFLFSYLGNWLDENHPSPKVYYVKILVLVGVFVALYNVIRQVNEINKKL is encoded by the coding sequence GTGCCAACGAATAAAGATCCCCAAAAAAACAACTATAATAAATGGTTGGCATTAATTAATATCCCAATCCAGATGGGTGCTATCATTTTCCTCTTTTCTTATTTAGGAAACTGGCTTGATGAAAATCATCCAAGCCCAAAAGTATATTATGTAAAAATACTGGTGTTGGTAGGGGTTTTTGTGGCATTATATAATGTAATTCGGCAAGTAAACGAAATCAATAAAAAACTATAA
- a CDS encoding bactofilin family protein, which produces MFDKKPKSYTDLLGKTNRIVEGTTIHGDIVSPADFRLDGELIGNFTSKGKLVIGPAGSIKGDIICNTADIEGKFEGKIQVEEILNVKESASIIGEAVIGKLSVEPGATFNATCVMLTNNSKGTKSANE; this is translated from the coding sequence ATGTTTGATAAAAAACCAAAATCCTACACAGATCTTTTAGGAAAAACCAACAGAATTGTAGAAGGAACCACTATTCATGGTGATATAGTTTCCCCAGCCGATTTTAGATTGGATGGTGAACTGATAGGAAATTTTACTTCAAAAGGTAAACTGGTAATTGGGCCAGCAGGTAGTATCAAGGGCGATATTATTTGCAATACGGCAGATATTGAAGGAAAATTTGAAGGTAAAATTCAGGTAGAGGAAATTTTAAATGTTAAAGAATCAGCCAGTATTATTGGCGAGGCGGTTATTGGCAAACTATCTGTTGAACCCGGAGCCACTTTTAATGCAACTTGCGTTATGTTGACAAATAATTCTAAAGGGACAAAAAGTGCCAACGAATAA